A section of the Sceloporus undulatus isolate JIND9_A2432 ecotype Alabama chromosome 3, SceUnd_v1.1, whole genome shotgun sequence genome encodes:
- the PPP1R2 gene encoding protein phosphatase inhibitor 2 isoform X1 translates to MEAKGSSVGRPPVKGILKNPSSSAGSGLGLAGMAAPSAAFLQQQAQASSAAAAAAASAAASASSARARADSRPILEGKKSQKWDEMNILATYHPAGKDYGLMKIDEPSTPYHAMVGDDEDACSDTESSAIPTADILAQKLAAVVEGKGPKVLAQEEDSSDEDEDETELSPEEREKKKQFEMKRKMHYNEGQNIKLARQLIAKELHGAAVNDDEEEDEEDEDEEMRDATDLGGMSPELVPAAPSDPLENTAHSLEEVCSGL, encoded by the exons ATGGAGGCGAAGGGCTCGTCGGTGGGGCGTCCGCCGGTGAAGGGCATCCTGAAGAACCCCTCGAGCAGCGCCGGGAGCGGGCTGGGCCTGGCCGGGATGGCCGCGCCCTCGGCCGCCTTCCTCCAGCAGCAGGCCCaggcctcctccgccgccgccgccgccgccgcctccgccgccgcctccgcctcctcggCGCGGGCCCGCGCAGACTCCAGGCCCATCCTCGAAGG GAAGAAGTCGCAGAAGTGGGACGAGATGAACATCCTGGCCACCTACCACCCGGCGGGGAAGGACTACGGGCTCATGAAGATCGACGAGCCCAGCACCCCCTACCACGC CATGGTAGGAGACGACGAGGACGCATGCAGCGACACGGAATCCAGTGCAATCCCAACTGCAGATATCTTGGCTCAGAA GTTAGCAGCAGTAGTGGAAGGCAAGGGACCAAAGGTCCTAGCTCAGGAGGAAGACAGcagtgatgaagatgaagatgagacAGAACTCTCGCCAGAAGAACGTG agaaaaagaagcagtTTGAAATGAAGAGGAAAATGCATTACAATGAAGGCCAGAACATCAAACTTGCCCGGCAGCTGATTGCTAAAGAGCTGCATGGTGCAGCTGTCAATGACgatgaagaggaggatgaggaagatgaGGATGAAGAGATGCGAGACGCCACAGACTTGGGGGGGATGAGCCCAGAACTTG tacCCGCTGCTCCTAGTGACCCGCTCGAGAACACTGCACACAGCCTAGAAGAAGTCTGCTCAGGACTGTAA
- the PPP1R2 gene encoding protein phosphatase inhibitor 2 isoform X2, protein MEAKGSSVGRPPVKGILKNPSSSAGSGLGLAGMAAPSAAFLQQQAQASSAAAAAAASAAASASSARARADSRPILEGKKSQKWDEMNILATYHPAGKDYGLMKIDEPSTPYHAMVGDDEDACSDTESSAIPTADILAQKLAAVVEGKGPKVLAQEEDSSDEDEDETELSPEEREKKKQFEMKRKMHYNEGQNIKLARQLIAKELHGAAVNDDEEEDEEDEDEEMRDATDLGGMSPELDAADHKRNVSFCFSYR, encoded by the exons ATGGAGGCGAAGGGCTCGTCGGTGGGGCGTCCGCCGGTGAAGGGCATCCTGAAGAACCCCTCGAGCAGCGCCGGGAGCGGGCTGGGCCTGGCCGGGATGGCCGCGCCCTCGGCCGCCTTCCTCCAGCAGCAGGCCCaggcctcctccgccgccgccgccgccgccgcctccgccgccgcctccgcctcctcggCGCGGGCCCGCGCAGACTCCAGGCCCATCCTCGAAGG GAAGAAGTCGCAGAAGTGGGACGAGATGAACATCCTGGCCACCTACCACCCGGCGGGGAAGGACTACGGGCTCATGAAGATCGACGAGCCCAGCACCCCCTACCACGC CATGGTAGGAGACGACGAGGACGCATGCAGCGACACGGAATCCAGTGCAATCCCAACTGCAGATATCTTGGCTCAGAA GTTAGCAGCAGTAGTGGAAGGCAAGGGACCAAAGGTCCTAGCTCAGGAGGAAGACAGcagtgatgaagatgaagatgagacAGAACTCTCGCCAGAAGAACGTG agaaaaagaagcagtTTGAAATGAAGAGGAAAATGCATTACAATGAAGGCCAGAACATCAAACTTGCCCGGCAGCTGATTGCTAAAGAGCTGCATGGTGCAGCTGTCAATGACgatgaagaggaggatgaggaagatgaGGATGAAGAGATGCGAGACGCCACAGACTTGGGGGGGATGAGCCCAGAACTTG ATGCAGCAGACCACAAGCGGAATGTCTCCTTCTGCTTCAGCTACCGTTGA